A single genomic interval of Myxocyprinus asiaticus isolate MX2 ecotype Aquarium Trade chromosome 19, UBuf_Myxa_2, whole genome shotgun sequence harbors:
- the pax1b gene encoding paired box protein Pax-1 isoform X2, translating into MQMDQTYGEVNQLGGVFVNGRPLPNAIRIRIVELAQLGIRPCDISRQLRVSHGCVSKILARYNETGSILPGAIGGSKPRVTTPNVVKSIRDYKQGDPGIFAWEIRDRLLADGVCDKYNVPSVSSISRILRNKIGNLSQPSQYESSKPSPPLSYNPMYPYSYPNAMSPTGSKLGSPPAVSVSLSRAWPSVHTVSNILGIRAFMDPAAIAGAESYQPKMEDWTGVNRPSFASVHGVNGIDKSPIEPDIKYTQASSNLSGCVPACAYSATNQYGVYGGHTGNYGHHWQSQGSSLAHPNTGTMIQSPNLHGTISFKHQSREDGRAPEIIPES; encoded by the exons ATGCAAATGG ATCAGACGTACGGTGAGGTGAACCAGCTCGGTGGAGTGTTTGTCAATGGTCGACCCCTTCCTAATGCGATTCGGATCCGGATTGTCGAACTTGCGCAGCTCGGAATCAGACCGTGTGACATAAGTCGACAGCTCCGGGTCTCTCATGGGTGTGTGAGCAAAATTCTGGCCCGATACAACGAGACCGGCTCCATTTTACCCGGTGCTATAGGCGGGAGTAAACCCCGGGTCACGACACCAAACGTGGTGAAGAGTATACGGGATTATAAACAAGGAGATCCTGGAATATTTGCTTGGGAAATACGCGACCGACTGCTGGCCGATGGAGTGTGTGACAAATACAATGTTCCGTCTGTCAGCTCCATCAGTCGCATTTTAAGAAACAAGATTGGAAACCTGTCACAGCCGAGCCAGTATGAGAGCAGCAAACCCTCTCCTCCACTCTCCTACAATCCTATGTATCCATATTCCTACCCGAACGCCATGTCCCCGACCGGGTCCAAACTGGGCAGTCCCCCTGctgtgtctgtcagtctgtcccGGGCCTGGCCCTCCGTCCACACCGTCAGCAACATATTAGGAATACGGGCTTTCATGGACCCCGCAG cCATTGCTGGAGCCGAGAGTTATCAGCCGAAAATGGAGGACTGGACGGGTGTTAACAGACCCTCATTCGCTTCTGTCCACGGAGTCAACGGGATAGATAAATCACCGATAGAACCCGACATTAAGTACACCCAG GCTTCATCAAATTTATCCGGTTGTGTCCCTGCGTGTGCTTACTCAGCCACTAATCAGTACGGTGTTTACGGTGGACATACCGGTAATTATGGGCATCACTGGCAGTCTCAGGGTTCGAGTCTTGCCCATCCGAATACCGGAACCATGATACAGAGCCCGAACCTTCACGGCACCATATCCTTCAAACATCAGTCCCGAGAAG
- the pax1b gene encoding paired box protein Pax-1 isoform X1 yields the protein MQMDQTYGEVNQLGGVFVNGRPLPNAIRIRIVELAQLGIRPCDISRQLRVSHGCVSKILARYNETGSILPGAIGGSKPRVTTPNVVKSIRDYKQGDPGIFAWEIRDRLLADGVCDKYNVPSVSSISRILRNKIGNLSQPSQYESSKPSPPLSYNPMYPYSYPNAMSPTGSKLGSPPAVSVSLSRAWPSVHTVSNILGIRAFMDPAAIAGAESYQPKMEDWTGVNRPSFASVHGVNGIDKSPIEPDIKYTQASSNLSGCVPACAYSATNQYGVYGGHTGNYGHHWQSQGSSLAHPNTGTMIQSPNLHGTISFKHQSREAVDRKSPLSKHQQEGLSGVHGLSLPTSES from the exons ATGCAAATGG ATCAGACGTACGGTGAGGTGAACCAGCTCGGTGGAGTGTTTGTCAATGGTCGACCCCTTCCTAATGCGATTCGGATCCGGATTGTCGAACTTGCGCAGCTCGGAATCAGACCGTGTGACATAAGTCGACAGCTCCGGGTCTCTCATGGGTGTGTGAGCAAAATTCTGGCCCGATACAACGAGACCGGCTCCATTTTACCCGGTGCTATAGGCGGGAGTAAACCCCGGGTCACGACACCAAACGTGGTGAAGAGTATACGGGATTATAAACAAGGAGATCCTGGAATATTTGCTTGGGAAATACGCGACCGACTGCTGGCCGATGGAGTGTGTGACAAATACAATGTTCCGTCTGTCAGCTCCATCAGTCGCATTTTAAGAAACAAGATTGGAAACCTGTCACAGCCGAGCCAGTATGAGAGCAGCAAACCCTCTCCTCCACTCTCCTACAATCCTATGTATCCATATTCCTACCCGAACGCCATGTCCCCGACCGGGTCCAAACTGGGCAGTCCCCCTGctgtgtctgtcagtctgtcccGGGCCTGGCCCTCCGTCCACACCGTCAGCAACATATTAGGAATACGGGCTTTCATGGACCCCGCAG cCATTGCTGGAGCCGAGAGTTATCAGCCGAAAATGGAGGACTGGACGGGTGTTAACAGACCCTCATTCGCTTCTGTCCACGGAGTCAACGGGATAGATAAATCACCGATAGAACCCGACATTAAGTACACCCAG GCTTCATCAAATTTATCCGGTTGTGTCCCTGCGTGTGCTTACTCAGCCACTAATCAGTACGGTGTTTACGGTGGACATACCGGTAATTATGGGCATCACTGGCAGTCTCAGGGTTCGAGTCTTGCCCATCCGAATACCGGAACCATGATACAGAGCCCGAACCTTCACGGCACCATATCCTTCAAACATCAGTCCCGAGAAG CTGTAGACAGAAAGAGTCCTCTGAGCAAACATCAGCAAGAGGGTCTGAGTGGCGTTCATGGACTATCGCTTCCTACCTCAGAATCATAA
- the nkx2.2b gene encoding NK2 homeobox 2b: MSIKTLKSGFSVRDILDLPDTNDEGSVTEDTEDEADEELNHSLPGNKQRASSRDAFWPGSACGHQYPPPAASPDDLTPEDRDRESSEDSGATGKKRKRRILFSKAQTFELERCFRQQRYLSAPEREHLARVLRLTPTQVKIWFQNHRYKVKRARSEKGMDPEFLVSPRRVSIPVLVRDSRPYHVFNHQDITGTFPAGAPFSAVHMKQFPQIQHIGHNICYMTHLTAVSHLSHLQPWSW, translated from the exons ATGTCTATAAAGACTTTAAAGTCAGGGTTCTCTGTTCGTGATATTTTGGACCTCCCGGACACGAATGATGAAGGATCGGTGACTGAAGACACTGAAGATGAGGCGGATGAAGAACTTAACCACAGTCTTCCTGGAAATAAGCAGCGCGCATCCTCCAGAGATGCGTTTTGGCCCGGATCTGCATGTGGCCATCAATATCC ACCACCAGCAGCATCTCCAGACGATTTAACACCGGAAGATCGAGACAGAGAGAGTTCAGAGGACTCTGGGGCCACAGGGAAAAAGCGCAAAAGGAGGATCTTGTTTTCAAAGGCTCAGACGTTTGAATTGGAGAGATGCTTTAGGCAACAAAGATACTTATCAGCCCCCGAGAGAGAACATCTCGCTAGGGTGTTACGTTTAACCCCAACACAGGTGAAGATATGGTTCCAGAACCATCGGTATAAAGTCAAAAGGGCCCGGTCCGAGAAAGGAATGGACCCGGAATTTCTGGTCTCTCCAAGGCGTGTGTCTATTCCCGTTCTAGTGAGGGACAGCAGACCATATCATGTTTTCAATCATCAGGACATCACCGGTACCTTTCCAGCAGGTGCACCATTTTCTGCTGTCCACATGAAGCAATTCCCCCAAATACAACACATCGGTCATAACATCTGCTACATGACACACCTGACAGCTGTCAGTCATCTATCCCACTTGCAGCCATGGTCTTGGTGA